The following proteins come from a genomic window of Pichia kudriavzevii chromosome 1, complete sequence:
- a CDS encoding uncharacterized protein (PKUD0A08460; Pfam Domains: TPR_1(3.7e-11)|TPR_2(1.2e-08)), whose amino-acid sequence MSYTEELTVEELRILGNEKFRALNYGAALMRYTQALDKDPSNFAVYYNRAVTFVKMDAIDEAKEDLLKSLEINPNYIPSLCQLGFIYLYKGDTPSSLETYAKIIKLNQTLPNQMNRFKAQLKKAIQLAEDRCRQQEYPESFINEILTPEIREIINSYPDLPNNMVESGVPPVAFGNVPISNQTPQAAIISRTSIPIPAPIPTEGNTRTQVETSVGEIGENIARALNIPGLTNLFNGQGVATFNVGNPDDFNNLMAGISGVAATPTRNDTPRPPPSGLGTARRNSTSQSAPDVPVTQTRGAEGTTTQETASQVSGEGENHNEVHRPTIVSVATTTTPVVASSLPIPEHVANIHNMAVQRARELREQRDAGRAGGHVSTPAPPETSNSVSSDATSAMDSDAEVPDPEVEVPEEPANTPQGTATDSNPAFSIARTMQEQLMNAIQTNAARGNLSTQSLAQNLGNIASTVIGGLASSALNTQTNNTQSSNTQSSNTQSGNTQTSSTNASNSHPDDLEVDMDLD is encoded by the coding sequence ATGTCCTACACAGAGGAACTGACAGTGGAGGAGCTCAGGATCCTCGGTAATGAAAAGTTCCGTGCCTTGAATTATGGTGCTGCCCTGATGCGTTACACACAGGCACTTGACAAGGACCCATCCAATTTTGCAGTTTACTACAATAGGGCAGTCACGTTTGTTAAAATGGATGCGATTGACGAGGCCAAAGAGGACCTACTCAAATCACTGGAGATAAACCCGAATTACATTCCCAGCTTATGTCAACTTGGGTTCATTTACCTTTATAAAGGTGATACGCCATCGTCTTTGGAGACATATGCaaaaattatcaaattaAACCAAACCTTGCCAAACCAGATGAATAGGTTTAAGGCGCAGCTGAAAAAGGCCATTCAGCTTGCAGAGGATAGATGTAGACAACAGGAGTACCCAGAATCTTTTATCAACGAGATTCTGACACCTGAAATCAGAGAAATTATAAACTCTTATCCTGATCTACCGAACAACATGGTTGAGTCGGGTGTCCCCCCCGTCGCATTCGGTAATGTTCCAATTTCAAACCAAACTCCGCAAGCTGCTATTATTTCAAGGACAAGCATACCAATTCCAGCTCCCATTCCTACGGAGGGAAATACAAGAACCCAAGTTGAAACATCTGTAGGTGAAATTGGTGAGAACATTGCACGTGCGCTGAATATCCCTGGACTAACCAACCTATTCAATGGTCAAGGTGTAGCTACTTTTAATGTTGGTAATCCCgatgatttcaacaacctGATGGCAGGAATAAGCGGTGTAGCAGCAACACCTACTAGAAACGACACTCCAAGACCGCCCCCAAGTGGACTGGGAACGGCTAGAAGAAACTCAACCTCACAGAGTGCCCCAGATGTTCCTGTTACTCAAACAAGAGGCGCAGAAGGTACAACCACCCAAGAGACAGCATCGCAGGTATCTGGCGAAGGAGAGAACCACAACGAGGTTCACAGACCTACCATTGTCAGTGTTGCAACTACAACAACCCCAGTGGTTGCCTCATCATTGCCAATCCCTGAACATGTTGCCAACATTCACAACATGGCAGTCCAACGTGCACGAGAATTGCGAGAACAAAGGGATGCTGGAAGGGCAGGTGGTCATGTATCGACACCAGCACCACCTGAAACTTCAAACTCTGTAAGTTCTGATGCGACATCGGCTATGGATTCCGACGCCGAAGTCCCCGATCCAGAAGTTGAAGTTCCAGAGGAGCCGGCCAACACACCACAAGGTACGGCCACTGATAGTAATCCAGCATTCTCGATTGCAAGGACCATGCAGGAACAACTGATGAATGCTATTCAAACCAATGCAGCTAGAGGTAATTTGTCAACACAGTCACTTGCTCAAAATCTGGGCAATATTGCAAGCACTGTAATTGGCGGTTTGGCAAGCTCTGCTCTGAACACACAAACTAACAATACGCAAAGTAGCAATACACAAAGTAGCAATACGCAAAGTGGCAACACGCAAACCAGTAGCACCAATGCTAGCAATTCCCACCCTGATGATCTTGAAGTCGATATGGATTTagattga
- a CDS encoding uncharacterized protein (PKUD0A08480), translating into MEDHRKRYYDLIDHSVSVVVNCENDPQRFDKHVSQLNAVVSTYGLKLEQFNLLLDQILDPYSGFKVGMKLKLVGLLYSRDLLDFDTLIKIVSVFKVPSYYNDKSKVKLVPRNIQLKLSVLLLRNFPNIQWDKKILRLANLLFNALSIGYLRMNIGLFLVYMLNIANEIDPKFNLKYFFSIKKLEILIEFYEIDSKSSLPLLLQAYNFLGSAARAGIFDMIFLKLKALLKDLKIPKDVFGKLDAQYTESLLKITNDRFSLTRNIDTFKSMLININIASMLHSVTNTKKRKYTEDITDNGIIQLASFKFIDMFCQSIPYSFPPNIIVVLQYFSNLEFSDYGNIMSENFNTTQLGAAFPIYEPLLTCLKEQDILFLNYSVRKLLDVKQDRFTLTDDMFWLFRSINNISQIFNEPFPLMVDICAGKLVADYKGTLDQKLKILQLHSHLQFLEPNCSKWSKVLTDVIDMTFRHNNTRNMTALTFLAFKWSKDPLEFNRFIRLIIRKFRFRNFSLLKGFLVLLTSFQKLLHKDIDAQSLVLPPHIMAMAFFSNDLFQLNILLHHVLFCKVYYATHGIEQIDKTNSKALRELKELHNSYIVHICQCLWKDKVYDREIFSIPLEFIAKLPTKKPFDLIGMDCIKASVGDVFGDTDRDTRINVLNKLKDLGCNGIYDFLYNSIRSLQT; encoded by the coding sequence ATGGAAGATCACCGGAAAAGGTATTATGATCTAATAGATCATTCTGTTAGCGTTGTGGTGAATTGCGAAAATGACCCTCAAAGGTTTGATAAACATGTTAGTCAATTAAATGCTGTCGTCTCGACATATGGACTTAAACTTGAACAGTTCAACTTGTTGCTGGATCAAATACTTGACCCATATTCAGGGTTTAAAGTAGGAATGAAACTCAAGCTAGTTGGTCTTTTGTATTCCCGTGATCTTCTGGATTTTGACACTTTAATCAAGATAGTGTCAGTATTCAAAGTTCCCAGTTACTACAATGACAAATCTAAAGTTAAGCTAGTGCCGAGAAATATACAACTGAAACTATCGGTACTACTACTCAGAAACTTTCCTAACATTCAATGGGACAAAAAGATCCTAAGACTTGCGAATCTGCTTTTCAACGCACTATCCATTGGTTATTTAAGAATGAATATAGGGTTGTTTCTTGTGTACATGCTCAATATTGCAAACGAAATTGATCCcaaattcaatttgaaatacTTTTTCAGTATCaagaaacttgaaattttgattgaatttTATGAAATAGACTCGAAAAGCAGTCTACCGCTACTGTTACAAGCATATAATTTTTTGGGGTCAGCTGCAAGGGCGGGTATATTTGAtatgatatttttaaaaCTTAAGGCTTTACtaaaagatttgaagatacCAAAAGATGTGTTTGGAAAACTCGACGCACAGTACACAGAATCTTTATTAAAGATAACCAATGACCGATTTTCTCTGACCCGAAATATAGACACGTTCAAGAGTATGTTAATAAATATTAACATAGCAAGTATGTTGCATTCAGTGACAAACactaaaaaaagaaaatatacCGAAGATATTACTGATAATGGCATAATACAACTGGCcagtttcaaatttatAGACATGTTCTGCCAATCAATTCCGTATTCATTCCCGCCTAACATTATAGTGGTCTTGcagtatttttcaaacttggAGTTTTCAGATTATGGTAATATTATGTCGGAGAATTTTAACACAACACAATTGGGGGCTGCATTTCCCATTTATGAGCCACTACTCACGTGTTTAAAAGAACAGgacattttgtttttgaactATAGCGTTCGTAAACTATTGGATGTAAAGCAAGACAGATTTACCTTAACTGATGATATGTTCTGGCTTTTCAGAAGTATAAACAACATTTCACAAATTTTTAATGAACCATTTCCTTTGATGGTTGATATATGTGCTGGAAAACTTGTAGCTGACTACAAAGGTACTCTGGAtcaaaaactcaaaatcttACAACTCCACAGCCACCTTCAATTTCTAGAACCCAACTGTTCAAAATGGAGTAAAGTTCTTACAGATGTTATAGATATGACCTTCAGACATAACAATACAAGAAACATGACAGCTTTAACATTCCTAGCTTTTAAATGGTCTAAAGACCCGCTAGAATTCAATAGATTCATCAGACTCATCATTAGAAAATTCAGATTTCGCAATTTCTCCTTATTGAAGGGATTTCTCGTTCTGTTGACTTCATTCCAGAAACTACTGCacaaagatattgatgCACAAAGCTTAGTACTTCCTCCACATATTATGGCCATggcatttttttccaaCGACTTGTTCCAACTGAATATACTATTGCATCACGTTTTGTTCTGCAAAGTCTACTACGCAACCCATGGAATTGAACAAATAGACAAAACTAATTCTAAAGCTCTTAGAGAGCTAAAAGAATTGCATAATTCGTATATTGTTCATATCTGCCAGTGTTTATGGAAAGATAAGGTATACGACCGAGAGATATTTTCTATCCCATTGGAGTTTATTGCTAAATTACCGACCAAAAAACCATTTGACCTTATAGGAATGGACTGTATAAAAGCATCGGTTGGTGATGTCTTTGGAGATACTGATCGAGATACCCGAATTAATGTACTAAATAAACTCAAAGATTTAGGATGCAACGGAATTTACGATTTTCTATACAATTCAATTAGATCTTTACAGACATAG
- a CDS encoding uncharacterized protein (PKUD0A08490; Pfam Domains: MFS_1(1.6e-25)) — protein MSKVSSDINLDLELHEDHQSEHRANNSPESPKLSTPSSTPPLEQFTIDEDPNNVSLHRDSSCILFKGQPIIIEDKNIFRNHKLKVQMVAAMMSLFLLGLSDQIIGSLIEHLLSYYHIDRVQVSFLFIAQFCGYIPASLLNNYLLSKYGFHKLYYTSCLVVMVSSTLFLLKAPFYILPFGSVMFGWANGTFDCCLNYFVGTLDYSNELLGIAHAMYGVGCLVTPILSIHLIRIGMPWNHYYFVLIGTAFLNLLLAFFFFREETSMKYQYITLKAQETSGEDTYFDSAETAANTIDKTQPSIIETLFNKYVAFYCTALFLYVGSELSVGVWLNNYLFRIQHLTEEQASYITSLFWLFMTLGRVIMGIYTGRHFEDKEVRAMVIYCSLVALGCFSFWIFSSSVAAQTVSIAFAGWFVGPVFSTTIIASIKTLPKRYSVHGISLIAGLGGTGAAIIPGIMGWVSEHLGSPENDTDGNDGAGLYYFPELVCVTFTMAALCWLSFYLYNKSALDRKLRLQ, from the coding sequence ATGAGTAAGGTAAGCTCTGATATCAACTTAGACTTAGAATTGCACGAGGACCATCAAAGTGAACATAGAGCGAATAATTCCCCTGAAAGTCCGAAGCTGAGCACACCTTCAAGTACACCACCATTGGAGCAATTTactattgatgaagatcCAAATAATGTTTCATTACACAGAGATTCTAGCTGTATTCTGTTTAAAGGTCAGCCTATTATAATTGAGGATAAGAACATCTTTAGAAATCATAAACTAAAAGTTCAAATGGTTGCTGCAATGATGTCACTATTCCTATTAGGTTTATCCGATCAGATTATAGGATCGTTGATTGAACACCTCCTATCTTACTATCATATTGATCGTGTTCAggtttcctttttatttattgcCCAATTTTGCGGCTACATTCCAGCAAGTCTTTTGAATAACTACCTCTTGAGTAAATACGGATTTCACAAGCTATATTACACCTCGTGTCTAGTGGTTATGGTATCCTCTACACTGTTTTTGCTGAAGGCACCATTTTACATTCTCCCTTTTGGATCTGTAATGTTTGGTTGGGCTAATGGTACATTTGACTGTTGTTTAAATTACTTTGTGGGTACATTAGATTACTCAAATGAATTATTAGGGATTGCACATGCAATGTACGGTGTTGGGTGTTTAGTCACCCCTATTTTATCTATTCATTTGATTAGAATAGGGATGCCGTGGAACCACTATTATTTTGTTCTAATAGGTACGGCTTTTTTGAATCTACTATTggcatttttctttttcaggGAAGAAACAAGTATGAAGTATCAATATATTACATTAAAGGCACAAGAGACCTCTGGTGAAGACACTTATTTTGATTCTGCAGAGACTGCTGCTAATACAATAGATAAAACTCAGCCATCAATAATTGAAACCTTGTTTAACAAATATGTTGCATTCTATTGCACTGCTTTGTTCCTATACGTAGGAAGTGAATTAAGTGTGGGGGTTTGGTTGAATAACTACCTTTTCCGTATCCAGCATTTAACCGAGGAGCAGGCATCTTACATCACCTCTTTATTTTGGTTATTCATGACTTTAGGAAGAGTCATAATGGGAATATATACGGGGCGTCATTTTGAGGACAAGGAAGTACGAGCTATGGTGATATACTGTTCCTTAGTTGCACTAGGGTGTTTCAGCTTCTGGATTTTTAGCTCTTCCGTCGCAGCGCAAACCGTTTCCATTGCTTTTGCAGGTTGGTTTGTTGGCCCGGTCTTCAGCACCACCATTATAGCATCAATTAAAACTTTGCCAAAGAGGTATTCAGTCCACGGaatatctttgattgcAGGTTTGGGAGGTACAGGTGCAGCTATTATTCCCGGTATAATGGGTTGGGTATCGGAACATTTAGGTTCTCCAGAAAACGATACTGATGGTAATGACGGTGCAGGACTATACTATTTTCCAGAACTGGTTTGTGTTACATTTACTATGGCCGCTCTTTGCTGgctttctttttacttATACAACAAAAGCGCCTTGGACAGGAAACTTAGACTACAATAA
- a CDS encoding uncharacterized protein (PKUD0A08470; similar to Saccharomyces cerevisiae YBL107C; ancestral locus Anc_7.443), with translation MYTASSNSSGSRREGAVDNLIGDHLIEVPQQPDLSPEICIKDSKSLQAFLRLSRYAVDDNMTTILNSVLNHREMNKNSVFKFGSGSSDGSPCDEFLKTLVYPEWKKRSQVIQYCRDVVANVNAKDSIENSQFAKLSQEEKNEMMRIDPYTYKNLEREYMNKHRKILELQHYYRNEEEVEKIVTDKSANIITQLCKFKDGEVKTFFSDFKSKNK, from the coding sequence ATGTACACGGCAAGCAGTAACTCCAGTGGTAGTAGACGAGAAGGTGCAGTAGATAATCTCATTGGTGATCATCTAATAGAAGTTCCTCAACAGCCCGACCTTTCTCCAGAGATTTGCATCAAAGATTCAAAGAGTTTACAGGCATTTCTGAGGCTTTCTAGGTATGCGGTCGATGACAACATGACGACAATTTTGAATAGCGTTTTGAACCATAGAGAGATGAACAAAAACTCAgtattcaaatttggaagTGGCTCCTCTGATGGGTCGCCGTGCGATGAGTTTCTCAAAACTCTCGTATATCCAGAATGGAAAAAACGTTCACAAGTCATACAGTATTGTAGAGACGTTGTTGCAAATGTTAATGCTAAAGATTCAATCGAAAACAGCCAATTTGCAAAGTTATCAcaggaggaaaaaaacgAAATGATGCGCATTGATCCATATACGTACAAGAATCTTGAAAGAGAATACATGAATAAGCACAGAAAGATTCTAGAACTGCAGCATTACTACagaaatgaagaagaggtTGAAAAGATCGTTACCGATAAATCAGCCAATATAATTACCCAATTGTGCAAGTTCAAAGATGGAGAAGTCAAGACCTTTTTCTCAGACTTCAAATCGAAGAACAAGTAA